One genomic segment of Streptomyces niveus includes these proteins:
- a CDS encoding ATP synthase F0 subunit B has product MDVQKKLDEIVDAVGNARSMPMSASCVVNRGELLSLLEEVREALPGSLAQAQELLGGHEQLSEQARQEAERIVAAAHTERSTLISDTVIARTAQEEADRILAEARRDAEEIRAEADDYVDSKLANFEVVLNKTIGSVDRGREKLLGRGPGLDEQGRADEDAPEYSADPDTLIRRADDYVDAKLGAFEAVLSKTLDAVGRGRQKLHGRVATDDLGLHMAEQDAAGRQGHMSDADYLSGLAELSGEPPLQGAGAPAHRPMEPQSPQQVPEQPVQAPIPAQAQSPQQYADPAAAQQYADPSYGGYQQQDAYAYQQQDPYAYQQSQQPVYDPAAYDPNYSQGYGQNYDQAAQGWQQHPDAQGQQQPHQQQAQDPQGALDETSLFDTSMIDLEQLRRYEQGR; this is encoded by the coding sequence GTGGACGTGCAGAAGAAGCTCGACGAGATCGTCGACGCGGTGGGGAACGCCCGTTCCATGCCCATGTCGGCCTCCTGCGTGGTCAACCGCGGCGAACTGCTCTCGCTGCTCGAAGAGGTACGCGAGGCCCTGCCCGGCTCGCTCGCCCAGGCGCAGGAGCTCCTCGGCGGCCACGAGCAGCTCTCCGAGCAGGCCCGCCAGGAGGCGGAGCGGATCGTAGCGGCGGCCCACACGGAGCGGTCCACGCTGATCTCCGACACCGTGATCGCCCGCACCGCGCAGGAAGAGGCGGACCGCATCCTCGCCGAGGCCCGCAGGGACGCCGAGGAGATCCGCGCCGAGGCCGACGACTACGTGGACTCCAAGCTCGCGAACTTCGAGGTCGTCCTCAACAAGACCATCGGCTCCGTCGACCGTGGCCGCGAGAAGCTGCTCGGCCGCGGCCCGGGGCTCGACGAGCAGGGGCGCGCCGACGAGGACGCCCCCGAGTACAGCGCCGACCCCGACACCCTGATCCGCCGCGCGGACGACTACGTGGACGCCAAGCTCGGCGCCTTCGAGGCCGTCCTCTCCAAGACCCTCGACGCGGTCGGCCGCGGCCGGCAGAAGCTGCACGGCCGGGTCGCCACCGACGACCTGGGCCTGCACATGGCGGAACAGGACGCGGCGGGGCGGCAGGGGCACATGAGCGACGCGGACTACCTGTCCGGCCTCGCCGAACTGTCGGGGGAGCCGCCGCTCCAGGGAGCCGGGGCGCCCGCGCACCGGCCGATGGAGCCGCAGTCCCCGCAGCAGGTCCCGGAGCAGCCGGTCCAGGCCCCGATCCCGGCCCAGGCGCAGTCCCCGCAGCAGTACGCCGACCCCGCCGCCGCGCAGCAGTACGCGGACCCCTCCTACGGCGGTTACCAGCAGCAGGACGCGTACGCCTACCAGCAGCAGGACCCGTACGCGTACCAGCAGTCCCAGCAGCCGGTCTACGACCCGGCCGCCTACGACCCGAACTACAGCCAGGGCTACGGGCAGAACTACGACCAGGCGGCGCAGGGCTGGCAGCAGCACCCCGACGCCCAGGGCCAGCAGCAGCCGCATCAGCAGCAGGCCCAGGACCCGCAGGGCGCGCTCGACGAGACCAGCCTGTTCGACACCAGCATGATCGACCTCGAACAGCTCCGGCGGTACGAGCAGGGGCGCTGA
- the coaD gene encoding pantetheine-phosphate adenylyltransferase → MRRAVCPGSFDPITNGHLDIIGRASKLYDVVHVAVMINQSKKGLFTVDERIDLIRRVTAEFGNVEVESFHGLLVDFCKQRDIPAIVKGLRAVSDFDYELQMAQMNNGLSGVETLFVPTNPIYSFLSSSLVKEVATWGGDVSHLLPPLVHEALTERLGER, encoded by the coding sequence TTGCGCCGCGCCGTCTGTCCGGGGTCCTTCGACCCCATCACCAATGGTCACCTCGACATCATTGGCCGTGCCTCCAAGCTGTACGACGTCGTCCATGTCGCCGTGATGATCAACCAGTCCAAGAAGGGGCTGTTCACGGTCGACGAGCGGATCGATCTGATCCGCCGCGTCACCGCCGAGTTCGGCAACGTCGAGGTGGAGTCCTTCCACGGCCTTCTCGTCGACTTCTGTAAACAGCGCGACATCCCGGCCATCGTGAAGGGCCTGCGGGCGGTCAGTGACTTCGACTACGAGTTGCAGATGGCCCAGATGAACAACGGCCTCTCCGGCGTCGAGACCCTCTTCGTGCCGACCAATCCCATTTACAGCTTCCTCTCCTCCTCGCTGGTCAAAGAGGTGGCGACCTGGGGCGGAGATGTCTCCCATCTGCTGCCTCCGCTCGTGCACGAGGCACTGACCGAGCGCCTTGGGGAGCGGTGA
- the rsmD gene encoding 16S rRNA (guanine(966)-N(2))-methyltransferase RsmD has protein sequence MTRVIAGAAGGRRLAVPPGNGTRPTSDRAREGLFSTWEALLGTLEGLRVADLYAGSGAVGLEALSRGAAHTLLVEADGRAARTVRDNVRALGLPGAEVRTGKAEQIVTGPAPEAPYDIVFLDPPYAVTDDDLREILLTLRSGGWLNDEAVATVERSTRGGEFTWPRGFEPLRARRYGEGTLWYGRAAAPEDAR, from the coding sequence ATGACCCGCGTGATCGCCGGCGCCGCCGGCGGGCGCCGTCTCGCCGTCCCCCCGGGCAACGGCACCCGCCCCACCTCCGACCGAGCGCGCGAAGGTCTCTTCTCCACCTGGGAGGCGCTGCTCGGCACCCTCGAAGGGCTGCGCGTCGCCGATCTGTACGCCGGCTCCGGCGCCGTCGGCCTGGAAGCCCTCTCCCGGGGCGCCGCGCACACCCTCCTTGTGGAGGCGGACGGCAGGGCGGCCCGCACCGTCCGGGACAACGTCCGCGCCCTCGGACTGCCGGGTGCCGAGGTCCGTACGGGCAAAGCCGAACAGATCGTGACAGGACCGGCCCCCGAGGCCCCGTACGACATCGTCTTTCTCGACCCGCCGTACGCCGTCACCGATGACGATCTTCGCGAGATCCTGCTCACACTCCGTTCGGGGGGCTGGCTCAATGACGAAGCCGTCGCCACCGTGGAGCGAAGCACCAGAGGTGGGGAGTTCACCTGGCCGAGGGGCTTCGAGCCGTTGCGGGCACGCCGCTACGGCGAGGGAACCCTTTGGTACGGTCGCGCCGCCGCACCCGAAGACGCCCGATGA
- the recG gene encoding ATP-dependent DNA helicase RecG, with amino-acid sequence MDRVSALDESLKKTLGPATAKVMAEQLDLHTVGDLLHHYPRRYEERGQLTRLADLPLDEDVTVVAQVADSRVLKFNGGRGQRLEITLTDGSGRLQLVFFGRGIHKPHKDLLPGSRGMFAGKVSMFNRKLQLAHPTYVPLGTDSGDEAVDAFAGKLIPIYPACKGLESWKITKAVDAVLPRATEAVDPLPPSLREGRGFVPLPEALMKVHRPDTKADVAAARDRLKWDEAFVLQVALARRRHADAQLPAMARRPVTGGLLDAFDAKLPFTLTDGQLKVTREIFDGLATEHPMHRLLQGEVGSGKTMVALRAMLTVVDAGGQAAMLAPTEVLAQQHHRSITEMMGQLAEGGMLGGAETATKVVLLTGSMGAAARRHALLDLVTGEAGIVIGTHALIEDKVRFHDLGLVVVDEQHRFGVEQRDALRSKGKQPPHLLVMTATPIPRTVAMTVFGDLETSVLDQLPAGRSPIATHVVPAQDKPHFLARAWERVREEVGKGHQAYVVCPRIGDGEAEPKKKAAAKAAEADGDKRPPLAVLEIAKQLAAGPLAGLRVEVLHGRMQPDDKDDVMRRFAAGDVDVLVATTVIEVGVNVPNATAMVIMDADRFGVSQLHQLRGRVGRGSAPGLCLLVSEMPEASPARARLGAVASTLDGFELSRIDLEQRREGDVLGQAQSGVRSSLRMLAVIEDEEVIAAAREEAVAVVAADPELDALPELRTALDALLDTEREQYLDKG; translated from the coding sequence ATGGATCGCGTGTCCGCGCTGGATGAATCACTCAAGAAGACGCTCGGCCCCGCCACCGCGAAGGTGATGGCCGAGCAGCTCGATCTGCACACGGTCGGTGATCTGCTGCACCACTACCCGAGGCGGTACGAGGAGCGGGGCCAGCTCACCCGCCTCGCCGACCTCCCGCTGGACGAGGACGTGACGGTCGTCGCCCAGGTCGCCGACTCACGCGTCCTGAAGTTCAACGGCGGCCGGGGCCAACGGCTGGAGATCACCCTCACCGACGGCAGCGGCCGGCTCCAACTGGTCTTCTTCGGCCGGGGGATCCACAAGCCCCACAAGGACCTGTTGCCCGGCAGCCGGGGCATGTTCGCGGGCAAGGTCTCGATGTTCAACCGGAAGCTCCAGCTCGCCCATCCCACCTATGTGCCGCTCGGTACGGACAGCGGCGACGAGGCCGTGGACGCCTTCGCGGGCAAGCTGATCCCGATCTACCCGGCCTGCAAGGGCCTGGAGTCCTGGAAGATCACCAAGGCGGTCGACGCCGTACTGCCGAGGGCCACCGAGGCGGTCGACCCACTGCCGCCCTCCCTGCGCGAGGGCAGAGGCTTCGTACCGCTGCCCGAGGCGCTGATGAAGGTCCACCGGCCCGACACCAAGGCCGATGTCGCGGCGGCCAGGGACCGCCTCAAGTGGGATGAGGCGTTCGTGCTCCAGGTCGCCCTCGCCCGGCGTCGGCACGCGGACGCCCAACTCCCCGCGATGGCACGGCGACCGGTGACGGGGGGCCTGCTCGACGCCTTCGACGCCAAGCTGCCCTTCACCCTCACCGACGGCCAGTTGAAGGTCACACGCGAGATCTTCGACGGTCTGGCGACCGAGCATCCGATGCACCGCCTCCTTCAGGGCGAGGTCGGCTCCGGCAAGACGATGGTGGCGTTGCGCGCGATGCTCACGGTGGTGGACGCGGGCGGTCAGGCCGCGATGCTCGCGCCGACCGAGGTGCTCGCCCAGCAGCACCACCGCTCGATCACCGAGATGATGGGGCAGCTGGCCGAGGGAGGCATGCTCGGCGGCGCCGAGACCGCCACCAAGGTGGTGCTGCTCACCGGCTCCATGGGCGCGGCGGCGCGTCGGCACGCGCTGCTCGACCTGGTCACCGGCGAGGCCGGGATCGTGATCGGCACGCACGCGCTGATCGAGGACAAGGTGCGGTTCCACGATCTTGGTCTGGTCGTCGTGGACGAGCAGCACCGCTTCGGGGTCGAGCAGCGCGACGCGCTGCGCTCCAAGGGCAAGCAGCCGCCGCATCTGCTGGTCATGACGGCGACACCCATTCCCCGTACGGTCGCCATGACCGTCTTCGGCGACCTGGAGACGTCCGTCCTGGACCAACTGCCCGCCGGGCGCTCCCCGATCGCCACTCATGTCGTACCGGCCCAGGACAAGCCGCACTTCCTGGCGCGCGCCTGGGAACGGGTGCGCGAGGAGGTCGGCAAGGGGCACCAGGCGTACGTCGTCTGCCCCCGGATCGGTGACGGCGAGGCCGAGCCGAAGAAGAAGGCCGCGGCGAAGGCCGCCGAGGCCGACGGGGACAAACGTCCGCCGCTGGCCGTGCTGGAGATCGCGAAGCAGCTCGCCGCCGGGCCGCTGGCGGGCCTTCGTGTCGAGGTGCTGCACGGCCGCATGCAGCCCGACGACAAGGACGACGTGATGCGCCGCTTCGCCGCGGGCGACGTGGACGTCCTGGTCGCGACCACCGTCATCGAGGTCGGTGTCAACGTCCCCAACGCCACGGCGATGGTGATCATGGACGCGGACCGGTTCGGCGTGTCGCAGCTGCACCAGTTGCGCGGGCGGGTGGGCCGGGGCTCCGCCCCGGGCCTGTGCCTGCTGGTCTCGGAGATGCCGGAGGCGAGCCCCGCGCGGGCCCGTCTCGGCGCGGTCGCCTCGACCCTCGACGGTTTCGAGCTCTCCCGTATCGACCTCGAACAGCGCCGCGAGGGCGATGTCCTCGGCCAGGCCCAGTCCGGCGTCCGCTCCTCGCTGCGGATGCTCGCGGTCATCGAGGACGAGGAGGTCATCGCCGCGGCGAGGGAGGAGGCGGTGGCCGTCGTCGCCGCGGACCCGGAGCTCGACGCCCTCCCGGAGCTGCGTACGGCACTGGACGCCCTGCTGGACACGGAGCGGGAGCAGTATCTCGACAAGGGCTGA
- a CDS encoding cupin has translation MDDLTALARHQLDDARASAHGRSAHLFLHDGPLRQTVIALTSGSSLDEHNAPPAASLQVLHGRVRVTKKSGDQDMIAGQVGPVPHERHGLEALEDSAVLLTAVTEVRATNR, from the coding sequence ATGGACGACCTGACCGCACTCGCCCGCCATCAGCTCGACGACGCGCGCGCCAGCGCCCACGGCCGGAGCGCGCACCTCTTCCTCCACGACGGTCCACTGCGGCAGACGGTCATCGCGCTGACCTCCGGCTCGTCCCTCGACGAGCACAACGCGCCCCCGGCGGCCAGCCTCCAGGTGCTGCACGGCCGGGTACGGGTGACGAAGAAGTCCGGCGACCAGGACATGATCGCCGGACAGGTGGGCCCCGTTCCGCACGAAAGGCACGGCCTGGAGGCCCTGGAGGACTCCGCCGTACTGCTCACCGCCGTCACCGAGGTCCGTGCGACAAACCGCTGA
- a CDS encoding DAK2 domain-containing protein, whose protein sequence is MPQTLDAAAVRTWCSLALDALGRDREEIDAINVYPVADGDTGTNLYLTVESAVQAVEAVFDAHATGTSVPDLPDAVRAMAHGALIGARGNSGTILAQLLRGMAEVLGEDGAGTGAGGVTGAAEDGGDHLARALRRAAQLAREAVAHPVEGTILTVAAAAADAAARTAGDGASGAGGDGAAYGSDAAVHAAYAGARVALDATPGQLAVLGRAGVVDAGGRGLLAVLAALVEAVTGDAPARVAPGARPHDLPAVVESCDTDDSSPGPAFEVIYLLETDEAGIDRLRRRLDALGDSLVVVGGDGLWNVHVHVDDAGAAVEAGVEAGRPYRIRITHFGAAAGHQRERAQRAVVAVVPGEGLAGLCAEAGATTVLARPGEPPASGELVEAIRRAHAHEVVLLPNDAELRHTAAAAAEQARAEGIRVALIPTRAAVQGIAALAVHEPDRRFDEDVVAMTSAAGATRYAELAVAERQSWTMAGICQAGDLLGLIDGDVAVIGTELAATAESVLDRMLSAGGELVTLVLGEDVPDTLADRLERYVRDGHLAVDTVVYRGGRQSVPLLIGVE, encoded by the coding sequence GTGCCGCAGACCCTCGACGCCGCAGCGGTACGTACCTGGTGCTCGCTGGCGCTGGACGCCCTGGGCCGGGACCGCGAGGAGATCGACGCGATCAACGTCTATCCGGTCGCCGACGGGGACACCGGCACCAATCTCTATCTGACGGTGGAGTCCGCCGTGCAGGCCGTCGAGGCCGTCTTCGACGCGCACGCGACGGGGACCTCCGTACCGGACCTGCCCGACGCCGTACGGGCCATGGCGCACGGGGCGCTGATCGGGGCCCGGGGGAACTCCGGCACGATCCTTGCGCAACTGCTGCGGGGCATGGCCGAGGTGCTGGGCGAGGACGGGGCCGGGACGGGGGCAGGGGGCGTGACCGGGGCGGCCGAGGACGGCGGCGATCACCTGGCCAGGGCGCTGCGCAGAGCGGCGCAGCTGGCGCGCGAGGCCGTCGCGCATCCGGTCGAGGGCACGATCCTCACGGTGGCCGCCGCGGCCGCCGACGCAGCCGCGCGCACGGCGGGCGACGGGGCGAGCGGTGCGGGCGGCGACGGTGCGGCGTACGGCAGCGACGCTGCCGTCCACGCCGCGTACGCCGGGGCCCGCGTCGCGCTCGACGCGACACCGGGACAGCTGGCCGTCCTCGGCCGCGCCGGAGTCGTGGACGCCGGCGGAAGGGGCCTGCTCGCCGTCCTCGCCGCACTCGTGGAGGCCGTCACGGGTGACGCCCCGGCCCGTGTCGCGCCGGGCGCGCGCCCGCACGACCTGCCCGCCGTCGTGGAGTCCTGCGACACCGACGACAGTTCCCCGGGCCCGGCCTTCGAGGTGATCTACCTCCTGGAGACGGACGAGGCGGGCATCGACCGGCTCCGTCGCCGGCTCGACGCGCTGGGCGACTCGCTCGTCGTGGTCGGCGGCGACGGCCTGTGGAACGTGCACGTCCACGTCGACGACGCGGGCGCCGCCGTGGAGGCCGGGGTCGAGGCGGGACGCCCGTACCGCATCCGCATCACGCACTTCGGCGCCGCCGCCGGACATCAGCGGGAGCGGGCGCAGCGCGCCGTGGTCGCCGTGGTCCCGGGCGAGGGTCTCGCCGGGCTGTGCGCCGAGGCCGGAGCCACGACGGTGCTCGCGCGCCCCGGGGAGCCGCCGGCGAGCGGCGAGCTGGTCGAGGCCATCCGGCGCGCCCACGCGCACGAGGTGGTGCTCCTGCCGAACGACGCGGAGCTGCGTCACACCGCCGCTGCCGCCGCCGAACAGGCCCGCGCCGAAGGCATCCGGGTCGCCCTCATCCCGACCAGGGCGGCCGTACAGGGCATCGCCGCACTCGCCGTTCACGAGCCGGACCGCCGTTTCGACGAGGACGTGGTCGCCATGACCTCGGCCGCCGGCGCCACCCGCTACGCCGAACTGGCCGTCGCCGAGCGGCAGTCCTGGACCATGGCCGGCATCTGCCAGGCCGGGGATCTGCTGGGGCTGATCGACGGCGACGTCGCGGTGATCGGCACCGAACTCGCCGCCACCGCCGAGAGCGTCCTGGACCGGATGCTGTCGGCGGGCGGCGAACTGGTCACCCTCGTGCTCGGCGAGGACGTGCCCGACACCCTCGCCGACCGGCTGGAGCGCTACGTACGGGACGGACACCTGGCCGTCGACACGGTGGTCTACAGAGGAGGCCGTCAGTCGGTGCCGTTGCTGATCGGCGTGGAGTAG
- the rpmB gene encoding 50S ribosomal protein L28: MAANCDVCGKGPGFGNNISHSHRRTSRRWNPNIQRVRAVVGRTPKRLNVCTSCIKAGKVSR; encoded by the coding sequence GTGGCTGCCAACTGCGACGTCTGCGGCAAGGGGCCGGGCTTCGGCAACAACATTTCGCACTCGCACCGCCGTACGTCCCGTCGCTGGAACCCGAACATCCAGCGCGTGCGTGCCGTGGTCGGTCGGACGCCGAAGCGGCTCAACGTCTGCACATCGTGCATCAAGGCCGGCAAGGTCTCGCGCTGA
- the thiD gene encoding bifunctional hydroxymethylpyrimidine kinase/phosphomethylpyrimidine kinase has protein sequence MAISPESAAFPGAAHVPARVPARVLTVAGSDSGGGAGIQADLKTMLAFGVHGMSVLTAVTAQNSRGVQGAWELPVEAVRAQYRSVVDDIGVQAVKTGMLSSAALVETVAELLAGTDVPVVVDPVGVSKHGDPLLAASALDSVRKGLLPTATVATPNLDEVAQLTGVEVRDEAGMERAAAAVLAFGPRWVLIKGGHLPGDAVDLLTDGSEEHWLRAPRHDNRHTHGTGCTLASAIAAGLGTGQGVVEAVVAAKRYVTGAIAAGFPLGGGIGPVDHAWRFR, from the coding sequence ATGGCCATATCCCCCGAGTCCGCCGCGTTCCCCGGGGCCGCCCATGTGCCCGCCCGCGTGCCGGCACGTGTCCTGACCGTCGCCGGGTCCGACTCCGGTGGCGGTGCGGGAATCCAGGCGGACCTCAAGACCATGCTGGCGTTCGGTGTGCACGGCATGAGTGTGCTCACGGCCGTCACCGCGCAGAACTCCCGCGGCGTGCAAGGCGCTTGGGAGCTGCCTGTCGAGGCGGTACGCGCCCAGTACCGCAGCGTCGTGGACGACATCGGAGTCCAGGCGGTGAAGACCGGCATGCTCTCGTCGGCGGCACTCGTGGAGACCGTCGCGGAACTCCTCGCCGGGACCGATGTGCCGGTCGTGGTCGATCCGGTCGGAGTCTCCAAGCACGGGGATCCGCTGCTGGCGGCGTCCGCTCTGGACTCCGTACGGAAGGGACTGCTGCCGACGGCGACCGTCGCCACCCCCAACCTCGACGAGGTTGCCCAGCTGACCGGCGTGGAGGTGCGGGACGAGGCGGGGATGGAGCGCGCCGCGGCCGCCGTACTCGCCTTCGGGCCGCGCTGGGTGCTGATCAAGGGCGGGCATCTGCCGGGGGACGCCGTGGACCTGCTGACGGACGGCAGCGAGGAGCACTGGCTGCGCGCACCGCGCCACGACAACCGTCACACGCACGGGACCGGCTGCACGCTCGCCTCGGCAATCGCTGCGGGGCTGGGGACGGGGCAGGGGGTCGTGGAGGCCGTCGTCGCCGCGAAGCGGTACGTGACGGGGGCGATCGCCGCCGGCTTCCCGCTGGGCGGCGGTATCGGCCCCGTGGACCACGCCTGGCGCTTCCGCTGA
- a CDS encoding thiamine-phosphate kinase — MKGTVGELGEFGLIRELTSRLTTTPAVRLGPGDDAAVVAAPDRRVVASTDILLEGRHFRRDWSTAYDVGRKAAAQNLADIAAMGAVPTALLLGLVVPAELPVTWPTELMDGIRDECQVAGAAVVGGDVVRGETITLAITALGDLRNHEPVTRSGAQPGDVVAYTGWLGWSAAGHAVLSRGFRSPRAFVEAHRRPEPPYHAGPAAAGLGATAMTDVSDGLVADLGHIADASKVRIDLRSGLIDIPSQMNDIGQAVGVDPLQWVLTGGEDHAIVATFPPDAKLPARWKVIGEVLNPSALPQVTVDGAPWTSKGGWDHFGDTA; from the coding sequence GTGAAGGGCACCGTGGGCGAGTTGGGGGAGTTCGGACTCATCAGGGAGCTCACTTCCCGGCTCACCACCACCCCGGCGGTCCGGCTCGGGCCGGGCGACGACGCCGCGGTGGTGGCCGCACCCGACCGCAGGGTCGTGGCGAGTACGGACATCCTCCTTGAGGGGCGGCACTTCCGCCGTGACTGGTCGACCGCCTACGACGTGGGAAGAAAGGCCGCCGCGCAGAATCTCGCCGACATCGCGGCGATGGGGGCGGTGCCGACGGCGCTGCTGCTCGGGCTGGTCGTCCCGGCCGAACTCCCGGTGACCTGGCCCACCGAGCTGATGGACGGCATCCGCGACGAGTGCCAGGTCGCGGGCGCCGCGGTGGTCGGCGGCGACGTCGTACGGGGCGAGACGATCACCCTCGCGATCACCGCGCTCGGCGATCTGCGCAACCATGAGCCGGTGACGAGGTCGGGCGCGCAGCCGGGCGATGTCGTCGCGTACACGGGCTGGTTGGGCTGGTCGGCGGCCGGGCACGCGGTGCTGTCGCGCGGATTCCGGTCACCCCGTGCCTTCGTCGAGGCGCACCGGCGTCCCGAACCGCCGTACCACGCGGGGCCCGCGGCGGCGGGGCTCGGCGCCACGGCGATGACGGACGTGAGCGACGGTCTCGTGGCCGATCTCGGACACATCGCCGACGCCAGCAAGGTCCGTATCGATCTGCGGTCGGGGCTCATCGACATTCCGTCGCAGATGAACGATATCGGGCAGGCGGTGGGCGTGGACCCGCTCCAGTGGGTGCTGACCGGGGGAGAGGACCACGCGATCGTCGCGACGTTCCCGCCGGACGCCAAGCTGCCCGCCAGGTGGAAGGTGATCGGCGAGGTACTCAACCCGTCGGCGCTGCCGCAGGTGACGGTCGACGGGGCGCCGTGGACGAGCAAGGGCGGCTGGGACCACTTCGGGGACACGGCGTAG
- a CDS encoding Lrp/AsnC ligand binding domain-containing protein yields MVQAYILIQTEVGKATIVAETIAKIPGVIQAEDVTGPYDVIVRAQSDTVDDLGRMVVAKVQQVDGITRTLTCPVVHL; encoded by the coding sequence GTGGTACAGGCGTACATCCTTATTCAGACCGAGGTGGGCAAGGCGACGATCGTCGCCGAGACCATCGCGAAGATCCCTGGAGTGATACAGGCCGAGGACGTCACCGGTCCCTACGACGTGATCGTGCGAGCCCAGTCCGACACCGTGGACGACCTCGGCCGCATGGTGGTCGCCAAAGTCCAGCAAGTGGACGGCATCACCCGCACCCTGACCTGCCCGGTCGTGCACCTGTAG
- a CDS encoding DUF3515 domain-containing protein — translation MRRLSGPRLARLPAVLVLAVAVGCSSTDAPAKVPVPGPPAEEAALCRALDKELPKSVAGHDRSDPEPGSELTAGWGDAAIVLRCGVPRPGRMSDPQAEAVDVDGVNWLLEERDSGPRFTTTYRRTYVEVTLDERFMHDIGPLADLAAPVADTVPPSL, via the coding sequence ATGCGCAGGCTATCCGGCCCCCGGCTCGCCCGCCTGCCCGCCGTCCTCGTGCTCGCCGTGGCAGTCGGCTGCTCCTCCACGGACGCCCCGGCGAAGGTCCCGGTTCCCGGCCCGCCGGCGGAGGAGGCGGCGCTGTGCCGCGCACTGGACAAGGAGCTGCCGAAGAGCGTCGCGGGGCACGACCGGAGTGATCCGGAGCCGGGTTCCGAACTGACCGCCGGGTGGGGGGACGCCGCGATCGTACTGCGCTGCGGCGTCCCCCGGCCCGGGCGGATGAGCGACCCCCAGGCGGAGGCCGTGGACGTGGACGGCGTCAACTGGCTGCTGGAGGAACGGGATTCGGGCCCCCGGTTCACCACCACGTACCGCAGGACGTATGTCGAGGTCACCCTGGACGAGCGGTTCATGCACGACATCGGTCCGCTCGCGGACCTCGCGGCACCGGTCGCCGACACGGTGCCGCCCAGCCTGTAG
- a CDS encoding D-alanine--D-alanine ligase family protein, which produces MSSENLPQSPEQQLRKPRVAVVFGGRSSEHAISVVTAGAVLRSIDRTKYDVLPIGITADGRWALTADEPDRMGIADRRLPSVEDLAESTEGDVVLSVDPGNREVVYSEQGSVPKALGEVDVVFPVLHGPYGEDGTLQGLLELSGVPYVGAGVLASAVGQDKEYMKRVFLSYGLPVGPYEVIRPREWQLDPSAAREKIVDFAAEHGWPIFVKPARAGSSMGITKVEALEGLEDAIEEAQRHDPKILVESLLRGREIECGVLEFEDGPRASVPAEIPPVTSHEFYDFEAKYIDAATGLVPAPLTEEQTAEVQRLAVEAFDAVSCEGLVRADFFLTEDGGFVINEINTMPGFTPISMYPRMWQESGVGYPELIDRLIQAALRRPTGLR; this is translated from the coding sequence ATGAGCAGCGAGAACCTCCCCCAGAGCCCTGAGCAGCAGCTCCGTAAGCCGCGTGTGGCGGTCGTCTTCGGCGGCCGGAGTTCCGAGCACGCCATCTCGGTGGTCACGGCCGGCGCCGTACTGCGGTCCATCGACCGTACGAAGTACGACGTGCTGCCCATCGGCATCACCGCGGACGGACGCTGGGCGCTGACCGCCGACGAACCCGACCGCATGGGCATCGCCGACCGCAGGCTGCCGAGCGTCGAGGACCTGGCCGAGTCCACGGAGGGTGACGTCGTCCTCTCCGTCGACCCCGGCAACCGCGAGGTCGTCTACAGCGAGCAGGGCTCCGTGCCCAAGGCGCTCGGCGAGGTCGACGTCGTCTTCCCGGTGCTGCACGGGCCGTACGGCGAGGACGGCACCCTCCAGGGCCTGTTGGAGCTCTCCGGGGTTCCGTACGTCGGCGCGGGCGTCCTGGCGTCCGCCGTGGGCCAGGACAAGGAGTACATGAAGCGGGTGTTCCTCTCGTACGGGCTGCCCGTCGGGCCGTACGAGGTGATCCGGCCGCGCGAGTGGCAGCTGGACCCCTCCGCCGCCCGCGAGAAGATCGTGGACTTCGCCGCCGAGCACGGCTGGCCGATCTTCGTGAAGCCCGCCCGCGCCGGCTCCTCCATGGGCATCACCAAGGTCGAGGCCCTCGAAGGGCTGGAGGACGCGATCGAGGAGGCGCAGCGCCACGACCCGAAGATCCTGGTCGAGTCGCTGCTGCGCGGCCGGGAGATCGAGTGCGGGGTGCTGGAGTTCGAGGACGGGCCGCGCGCGAGCGTGCCCGCCGAGATCCCGCCCGTCACGTCGCACGAGTTCTACGACTTCGAGGCGAAGTACATCGATGCCGCCACCGGCCTGGTGCCCGCCCCTCTTACGGAGGAGCAGACGGCCGAGGTCCAGCGGCTCGCCGTGGAGGCGTTCGACGCCGTGTCCTGCGAGGGACTGGTCCGCGCGGACTTCTTCCTTACGGAGGACGGCGGGTTCGTGATCAACGAGATCAACACCATGCCGGGCTTCACGCCGATCTCGATGTATCCGCGGATGTGGCAGGAGAGCGGCGTCGGCTACCCGGAGCTGATCGACCGGCTGATCCAGGCGGCGCTGCGCCGTCCGACCGGTCTGCGCTGA